In the Onychostoma macrolepis isolate SWU-2019 chromosome 09, ASM1243209v1, whole genome shotgun sequence genome, one interval contains:
- the LOC131547244 gene encoding uncharacterized protein LOC131547244 isoform X3, translating to MSTDKMDKIFILLQKFRLDKYYKKFIDLGIEEELDFFDSVNDVTLKSMDFSQAERNRYDHMVAYLQRIGSAPVPEMQGMPAMKSLNSFHISYRFPKFPGIQEITGIDPSQNTVEDLMLRICHENKVDRNMSVCLYTADGMPLTDDPFFNTWSLNDRHIASGSELYAIFTPRENLTELPPTQRQANFRNEGPSVIRCHIMLQGDFEIKVDLESDTLRDVTLRLSLESSIPAPVLHIRGEEYNHVDKLSELGITEDSVLQFFLSTFDNEKPSPSLLFQKDVKPSVKQTEKGLSVFLSTLYAIKRRHCGDEFKKVVAYIRRLSGCNALAQSLLQMICGNLHVTRNQKIAVVEGLYFLFRELLPGLNERSGPKVIEDGDVFEYANICWVYLITRGQNESTALEIYATISLKAYPTGQRLFEPVRVPGTPEVFDRSYILEKITDGVKIPNCEEVNLLESSIQRAKDIEKILLSLPASFDRFPLWIFYNSTPQGCNFQIEQKKTFSDMFEDVKQYNHLMVTPPLQLANMGTEGPLLVYLSEDNLGVYLNKVKGDPFKIWVYDCLSGSETTQNVNDLAKILNDTRTDNTVEVSKTPKEAIVVLFDSSSSMMEECYDTDSQMKRIDAVKQIFDSFSNRSMSYDFQHVICLVMFNDKVKTLLKFTENLETFKEQVHAIEASGYTRLYDALVRGISELDSINKSFPACRCRILCLTDGNDFSSMSNPATIARKLMASNIVVDAVIVGTADNTVLHGISYVTGGYCFKPENAKAALRLFEMETVLSMELRAERTRVPVSSIKTEEDLTKLFATHGYDERPEMKIPAQITEKAARTENVLKKKIRECKSGRFMEKDKRIIEELKSLHCDPHPFCFVYPSETDFTFWKIVMKGPPETPYENGTFELYCQFGRDYPVKPPAVRFYTPIYHCNINSVGRICHNIFDRNYSADVTMREILDAVYGLLILPEAGDPLDSILAEEFLTSKEIYEQAAKDNTAVNACQSMESIEKQYIGESNVQVPPHLVCPLSGKIFVDPVKTKGGCVYERRAIEEYLKTNNNDPVTGKPLSCTDLTPDKNMKKSVVEYRTSQIVETDP from the exons ATGTCTACTGACAAG ATggataaaatattcatattacttcAGAAGTTCAGACTGGATAAATACTACAAAAAATTCATTGATCTTGGGATTGAAGAAGAACTGGATTTTTTTGACAGCGTCAATGATGTGACCTTAAAAAGCATGG aTTTTTCACAAGCAGAGAGGAACCGGTATGACCATATGGTTGCTTACCTACAAAGAATTGGTAGTGCACCAGTTCCAGAGATGCAAGGAATGCCTGCAATGAAGTCACTTAATTCATTTCATATATCCTACCGATTTCCAAAATTTCCTGGGATACAAGAGATCACTG GTATAGATCCCTCACAAAATACAGTGGAGGACCTGATGCTGCGAATCTGCCATGAAAACAAGGTTGACAGAAACATGTCTGTATGCCTTTACACTGCTGATGGTATGCCTTTGACCGATGACCCCTTTTTCAACACAT GGTCTTTGAATGATAGACACATTGCGAGTGGGAGTGAACTGTATGCCATATTTACACCAAGGGAAAATTTAACAGAGTTACCACCGACACAAAGACAGGCCAACTTCAGAAATGAAGGACCAAGTGTCATCCGCTGTCACATAATGTTACAG GGAGACTTTGAAATCAAAGTCGACCTCGAAAGTGATACACTGAGAGATGTGACACTACGGCTTTCTCTCGAAAGTAGTATACCAGCACCAGTTCTTCACATCAG AGGCGAAGAGTATAATCATGTTGACAAACTAAGTGAGCTTGGAATCACAGAGGATTCAGTTCTACAGTTCTTTCTGTCAACGTTTGATAATGAGAAACCAAGTCCAAGTCTTTTGTTCCAAAAAGATGTCAAACCCTCAGTGAAGCAAACAGAGAAAGGCCTAAGTGTTTTTCTGTCAACGCTCTATGCCATt AAACGTAGACACTGTGGAGATGAATTTAAGAAAGTGGTTGCATATATTAGGAGACTGAGTGGATGCAATGCTTTGGCTCAAAGTTTACTTCAGATGATCTGTGGGAACTTGCATGTAACTAGAAACCAAAAG ATTGCTGTTGTTGAGGGTCTTTACTTTCTTTTCCGAGAGTTGTTACCAGGTCTTAATGAAAGATCAGGCCCAAAGGTCATTGAAGATGGTGATGTTTttgaatatgcaaatatttgCTGGGTTTACTTGATTACTCGAGGACAG AATGAGAGTACTGCTCTGGAGATCTATGCTACAATTTCCTTGAAAGCTTATCCTACTGGTCAGCGACTGTTTGAGCCAGTGAGAGTACCAGGGACACCAGAAGTATTTGACAGGTCATACATACTGGAAAAAATCACAG atggTGTAAAAATTCCGAACTGTGAGGAGGTGAATCTACTGGAGTCATCGATTCAAAGAGCTAAAGATATCGAGAAAATTTTGCTTAGTCTTCCGGCATCGTTTGATAGGTTTCCATTGTGGATCTTTTATAACAGCACCCCACAAGGTTGCAA CTTTCAGATTGAACAGAAGAAAACATTTTCAGACATGTTTGAGGATGTCAAACAGTACAATCACTTGATGGTCACACCACCCCTACAACTGGCAAATATGGGAACTGAGGGTCCTCTGCTGGTGTATCTCAGTGAAG ATAATCTAGGTGTTTACTTGAACAAAGTCAAGGGTGACCCCTTCAAGATTTGGGTTTACGACTGTCTGTCTGGAAGCGAGACCACACAAAATGTGAATGATCTGGCTAAAAT ACTCAATGATACCAGAACTGACAACACTGTTGAAGTCAGTAAAACCCCCAAAGAGGCAATTGTG GTGCTCTTTGATTCAAGTTCTTCAATGATGGAAGAATGTTATGACACTGACAGTCAGATGAAGCGCATCGATGCCGTCAAGCAAATCTTTGACAGCTTTTCAAACCGAAGCATGTCATATGATTTTCAGCATGTCATCTGCCTTGTGATGTTTAACGACAAAGTTAAAACTCTTCTTAAATTCACAGAAAATTTGGAAACCTTCAAG GAGCAAGTGCATGCTATTGAAGCATCTGGGTACACTAGATTATATGATGCACTTGTTCGTGGTATCTCAGAGCTTGACAGTATCAACAAAAGTTTTCCAGCTTGCAGATGTCGCATCTTGTGTTTGACAGATGGCAACGATTTCAG TTCCATGAGTAATCCAGCCACCATTGCCAGAAAATTGATGGCCAGCAATATTGTGGTCGATGCAGTTATTGTTGGCACGGCAGATAACACTGTTTTACATGGAATCAGCTATGTAacag GTGGATATTGCTTTAAACCTGAGAATGCAAAAGCTGCCCTAAGGCTATTTGAGATGGAAACTGTTTTGTCCATGGAGCTGAGGGCAGAGAGAACAAGAGTACCTGTTTCTTCCATAAAAACAGAG GAAGACTTGACCAAACTTTTTGCTACCCATGGCTATGATGAAAGACCAGAAATGAAGATTCCCGCTCAAATCACGGAGAAAGCAGCCAGGACAGAGAA TGTACTAAAAAAGAAGATAAGAGAATGCAAGTCAGGCCGCTTCATGGAGAAAGATAAACGGATCATAGAAGAGCTGAAAAGTCTTCACTGTGATCCCCatccattttgttttgtttatcccTCAGAAACCGACTTCA cATTTTGGAAGATTGTCATGAAAGGACCACCTGAAACCCCCTATGAGAATGGAACCTTTGAGCTGTATTGTCAGTTTGGTCGTGATTATCCAGTGAAACCACCTGCTGTTCGGTTCTATACTCCT ATTTACCATTGCAACATCAACAGTGTGGGAAGGATTTGCCACAACATCTTTGATCGAAACTACTCCGCTGATGTTACTATGAGAGAGATCTTGGACGCTGTATATGGACTTCTGATACTCCCAGAAGCAGGAGATCCACTGGACAG CATATTAGCAGAGGAATTCCTGACTAGCAAAGAAATCTATGAGCAGGCAGCTAAAGATAACACTGCAGTAAATGCATGTCAGTCCATGGAATCCATTGAAAAG CAATACATAGGTGAGAGCAATGTTCAAGTGCCTCCTCATCTGGTATGTCCCTTGTCAGGGAAGATATTCGTTGATCCAGTCAAGACCAAAGGTGGATGTGTGTATGAGCGAAGAGCCATTGAGGAATATCTTAAGAC gaACAATAATGATCCAGTAACAGGGAAGCCACTGAGTTGCACAGATCTTACTCCAGATAAGAACATGAAAAAGTCTGTTGTGGAGTATCGTACATCCCAGATAGTGGAAACCGATCCCTAA
- the LOC131547244 gene encoding uncharacterized protein LOC131547244 isoform X5 translates to MSTDKMDKIFILLQKFRLDKYYKKFIDLGIEEELDFFDSVNDVTLKSMGNFLFVLLKDFSQAERNRYDHMVAYLQRIGSAPVPEMQGMPAMKSLNSFHISYRFPKFPGIQEITGIDPSQNTVEDLMLRICHENKVDRNMSVCLYTADGMPLTDDPFFNTWSLNDRHIASGSELYAIFTPRENLTELPPTQRQANFRNEGPSVIRCHIMLQGDFEIKVDLESDTLRDVTLRLSLESSIPAPVLHIRGEEYNHVDKLSELGITEDSVLQFFLSTFDNEKPSPSLLFQKDVKPSVKQTEKGLSVFLSTLYAIKRRHCGDEFKKVVAYIRRLSGCNALAQSLLQMICGNLHVTRNQKIAVVEGLYFLFRELLPGLNERSGPKVIEDGDVFEYANICWVYLITRGQNESTALEIYATISLKAYPTGQRLFEPVRVPGTPEVFDRSYILEKITDGVKIPNCEEVNLLESSIQRAKDIEKILLSLPASFDRFPLWIFYNSTPQGCNSMSNPATIARKLMASNIVVDAVIVGTADNTVLHGISYVTGGYCFKPENAKAALRLFEMETVLSMELRAERTRVPVSSIKTEEDLTKLFATHGYDERPEMKIPAQITEKAARTENVLKKKIRECKSGRFMEKDKRIIEELKSLHCDPHPFCFVYPSETDFTFWKIVMKGPPETPYENGTFELYCQFGRDYPVKPPAVRFYTPIYHCNINSVGRICHNIFDRNYSADVTMREILDAVYGLLILPEAGDPLDSILAEEFLTSKEIYEQAAKDNTAVNACQSMESIEKQYIGESNVQVPPHLVCPLSGKIFVDPVKTKGGCVYERRAIEEYLKTNNNDPVTGKPLSCTDLTPDKNMKKSVVEYRTSQIVETDP, encoded by the exons ATGTCTACTGACAAG ATggataaaatattcatattacttcAGAAGTTCAGACTGGATAAATACTACAAAAAATTCATTGATCTTGGGATTGAAGAAGAACTGGATTTTTTTGACAGCGTCAATGATGTGACCTTAAAAAGCATGG GTaactttctttttgttttgttaaaagaTTTTTCACAAGCAGAGAGGAACCGGTATGACCATATGGTTGCTTACCTACAAAGAATTGGTAGTGCACCAGTTCCAGAGATGCAAGGAATGCCTGCAATGAAGTCACTTAATTCATTTCATATATCCTACCGATTTCCAAAATTTCCTGGGATACAAGAGATCACTG GTATAGATCCCTCACAAAATACAGTGGAGGACCTGATGCTGCGAATCTGCCATGAAAACAAGGTTGACAGAAACATGTCTGTATGCCTTTACACTGCTGATGGTATGCCTTTGACCGATGACCCCTTTTTCAACACAT GGTCTTTGAATGATAGACACATTGCGAGTGGGAGTGAACTGTATGCCATATTTACACCAAGGGAAAATTTAACAGAGTTACCACCGACACAAAGACAGGCCAACTTCAGAAATGAAGGACCAAGTGTCATCCGCTGTCACATAATGTTACAG GGAGACTTTGAAATCAAAGTCGACCTCGAAAGTGATACACTGAGAGATGTGACACTACGGCTTTCTCTCGAAAGTAGTATACCAGCACCAGTTCTTCACATCAG AGGCGAAGAGTATAATCATGTTGACAAACTAAGTGAGCTTGGAATCACAGAGGATTCAGTTCTACAGTTCTTTCTGTCAACGTTTGATAATGAGAAACCAAGTCCAAGTCTTTTGTTCCAAAAAGATGTCAAACCCTCAGTGAAGCAAACAGAGAAAGGCCTAAGTGTTTTTCTGTCAACGCTCTATGCCATt AAACGTAGACACTGTGGAGATGAATTTAAGAAAGTGGTTGCATATATTAGGAGACTGAGTGGATGCAATGCTTTGGCTCAAAGTTTACTTCAGATGATCTGTGGGAACTTGCATGTAACTAGAAACCAAAAG ATTGCTGTTGTTGAGGGTCTTTACTTTCTTTTCCGAGAGTTGTTACCAGGTCTTAATGAAAGATCAGGCCCAAAGGTCATTGAAGATGGTGATGTTTttgaatatgcaaatatttgCTGGGTTTACTTGATTACTCGAGGACAG AATGAGAGTACTGCTCTGGAGATCTATGCTACAATTTCCTTGAAAGCTTATCCTACTGGTCAGCGACTGTTTGAGCCAGTGAGAGTACCAGGGACACCAGAAGTATTTGACAGGTCATACATACTGGAAAAAATCACAG atggTGTAAAAATTCCGAACTGTGAGGAGGTGAATCTACTGGAGTCATCGATTCAAAGAGCTAAAGATATCGAGAAAATTTTGCTTAGTCTTCCGGCATCGTTTGATAGGTTTCCATTGTGGATCTTTTATAACAGCACCCCACAAGGTTGCAA TTCCATGAGTAATCCAGCCACCATTGCCAGAAAATTGATGGCCAGCAATATTGTGGTCGATGCAGTTATTGTTGGCACGGCAGATAACACTGTTTTACATGGAATCAGCTATGTAacag GTGGATATTGCTTTAAACCTGAGAATGCAAAAGCTGCCCTAAGGCTATTTGAGATGGAAACTGTTTTGTCCATGGAGCTGAGGGCAGAGAGAACAAGAGTACCTGTTTCTTCCATAAAAACAGAG GAAGACTTGACCAAACTTTTTGCTACCCATGGCTATGATGAAAGACCAGAAATGAAGATTCCCGCTCAAATCACGGAGAAAGCAGCCAGGACAGAGAA TGTACTAAAAAAGAAGATAAGAGAATGCAAGTCAGGCCGCTTCATGGAGAAAGATAAACGGATCATAGAAGAGCTGAAAAGTCTTCACTGTGATCCCCatccattttgttttgtttatcccTCAGAAACCGACTTCA cATTTTGGAAGATTGTCATGAAAGGACCACCTGAAACCCCCTATGAGAATGGAACCTTTGAGCTGTATTGTCAGTTTGGTCGTGATTATCCAGTGAAACCACCTGCTGTTCGGTTCTATACTCCT ATTTACCATTGCAACATCAACAGTGTGGGAAGGATTTGCCACAACATCTTTGATCGAAACTACTCCGCTGATGTTACTATGAGAGAGATCTTGGACGCTGTATATGGACTTCTGATACTCCCAGAAGCAGGAGATCCACTGGACAG CATATTAGCAGAGGAATTCCTGACTAGCAAAGAAATCTATGAGCAGGCAGCTAAAGATAACACTGCAGTAAATGCATGTCAGTCCATGGAATCCATTGAAAAG CAATACATAGGTGAGAGCAATGTTCAAGTGCCTCCTCATCTGGTATGTCCCTTGTCAGGGAAGATATTCGTTGATCCAGTCAAGACCAAAGGTGGATGTGTGTATGAGCGAAGAGCCATTGAGGAATATCTTAAGAC gaACAATAATGATCCAGTAACAGGGAAGCCACTGAGTTGCACAGATCTTACTCCAGATAAGAACATGAAAAAGTCTGTTGTGGAGTATCGTACATCCCAGATAGTGGAAACCGATCCCTAA
- the LOC131547244 gene encoding uncharacterized protein LOC131547244 isoform X2: protein MDKIFILLQKFRLDKYYKKFIDLGIEEELDFFDSVNDVTLKSMGNFLFVLLKDFSQAERNRYDHMVAYLQRIGSAPVPEMQGMPAMKSLNSFHISYRFPKFPGIQEITGIDPSQNTVEDLMLRICHENKVDRNMSVCLYTADGMPLTDDPFFNTWSLNDRHIASGSELYAIFTPRENLTELPPTQRQANFRNEGPSVIRCHIMLQGDFEIKVDLESDTLRDVTLRLSLESSIPAPVLHIRGEEYNHVDKLSELGITEDSVLQFFLSTFDNEKPSPSLLFQKDVKPSVKQTEKGLSVFLSTLYAIKRRHCGDEFKKVVAYIRRLSGCNALAQSLLQMICGNLHVTRNQKIAVVEGLYFLFRELLPGLNERSGPKVIEDGDVFEYANICWVYLITRGQNESTALEIYATISLKAYPTGQRLFEPVRVPGTPEVFDRSYILEKITDGVKIPNCEEVNLLESSIQRAKDIEKILLSLPASFDRFPLWIFYNSTPQGCNFQIEQKKTFSDMFEDVKQYNHLMVTPPLQLANMGTEGPLLVYLSEDNLGVYLNKVKGDPFKIWVYDCLSGSETTQNVNDLAKILNDTRTDNTVEVSKTPKEAIVVLFDSSSSMMEECYDTDSQMKRIDAVKQIFDSFSNRSMSYDFQHVICLVMFNDKVKTLLKFTENLETFKEQVHAIEASGYTRLYDALVRGISELDSINKSFPACRCRILCLTDGNDFSSMSNPATIARKLMASNIVVDAVIVGTADNTVLHGISYVTGGYCFKPENAKAALRLFEMETVLSMELRAERTRVPVSSIKTEEDLTKLFATHGYDERPEMKIPAQITEKAARTENVLKKKIRECKSGRFMEKDKRIIEELKSLHCDPHPFCFVYPSETDFTFWKIVMKGPPETPYENGTFELYCQFGRDYPVKPPAVRFYTPIYHCNINSVGRICHNIFDRNYSADVTMREILDAVYGLLILPEAGDPLDSILAEEFLTSKEIYEQAAKDNTAVNACQSMESIEKQYIGESNVQVPPHLVCPLSGKIFVDPVKTKGGCVYERRAIEEYLKTNNNDPVTGKPLSCTDLTPDKNMKKSVVEYRTSQIVETDP from the exons ATggataaaatattcatattacttcAGAAGTTCAGACTGGATAAATACTACAAAAAATTCATTGATCTTGGGATTGAAGAAGAACTGGATTTTTTTGACAGCGTCAATGATGTGACCTTAAAAAGCATGG GTaactttctttttgttttgttaaaagaTTTTTCACAAGCAGAGAGGAACCGGTATGACCATATGGTTGCTTACCTACAAAGAATTGGTAGTGCACCAGTTCCAGAGATGCAAGGAATGCCTGCAATGAAGTCACTTAATTCATTTCATATATCCTACCGATTTCCAAAATTTCCTGGGATACAAGAGATCACTG GTATAGATCCCTCACAAAATACAGTGGAGGACCTGATGCTGCGAATCTGCCATGAAAACAAGGTTGACAGAAACATGTCTGTATGCCTTTACACTGCTGATGGTATGCCTTTGACCGATGACCCCTTTTTCAACACAT GGTCTTTGAATGATAGACACATTGCGAGTGGGAGTGAACTGTATGCCATATTTACACCAAGGGAAAATTTAACAGAGTTACCACCGACACAAAGACAGGCCAACTTCAGAAATGAAGGACCAAGTGTCATCCGCTGTCACATAATGTTACAG GGAGACTTTGAAATCAAAGTCGACCTCGAAAGTGATACACTGAGAGATGTGACACTACGGCTTTCTCTCGAAAGTAGTATACCAGCACCAGTTCTTCACATCAG AGGCGAAGAGTATAATCATGTTGACAAACTAAGTGAGCTTGGAATCACAGAGGATTCAGTTCTACAGTTCTTTCTGTCAACGTTTGATAATGAGAAACCAAGTCCAAGTCTTTTGTTCCAAAAAGATGTCAAACCCTCAGTGAAGCAAACAGAGAAAGGCCTAAGTGTTTTTCTGTCAACGCTCTATGCCATt AAACGTAGACACTGTGGAGATGAATTTAAGAAAGTGGTTGCATATATTAGGAGACTGAGTGGATGCAATGCTTTGGCTCAAAGTTTACTTCAGATGATCTGTGGGAACTTGCATGTAACTAGAAACCAAAAG ATTGCTGTTGTTGAGGGTCTTTACTTTCTTTTCCGAGAGTTGTTACCAGGTCTTAATGAAAGATCAGGCCCAAAGGTCATTGAAGATGGTGATGTTTttgaatatgcaaatatttgCTGGGTTTACTTGATTACTCGAGGACAG AATGAGAGTACTGCTCTGGAGATCTATGCTACAATTTCCTTGAAAGCTTATCCTACTGGTCAGCGACTGTTTGAGCCAGTGAGAGTACCAGGGACACCAGAAGTATTTGACAGGTCATACATACTGGAAAAAATCACAG atggTGTAAAAATTCCGAACTGTGAGGAGGTGAATCTACTGGAGTCATCGATTCAAAGAGCTAAAGATATCGAGAAAATTTTGCTTAGTCTTCCGGCATCGTTTGATAGGTTTCCATTGTGGATCTTTTATAACAGCACCCCACAAGGTTGCAA CTTTCAGATTGAACAGAAGAAAACATTTTCAGACATGTTTGAGGATGTCAAACAGTACAATCACTTGATGGTCACACCACCCCTACAACTGGCAAATATGGGAACTGAGGGTCCTCTGCTGGTGTATCTCAGTGAAG ATAATCTAGGTGTTTACTTGAACAAAGTCAAGGGTGACCCCTTCAAGATTTGGGTTTACGACTGTCTGTCTGGAAGCGAGACCACACAAAATGTGAATGATCTGGCTAAAAT ACTCAATGATACCAGAACTGACAACACTGTTGAAGTCAGTAAAACCCCCAAAGAGGCAATTGTG GTGCTCTTTGATTCAAGTTCTTCAATGATGGAAGAATGTTATGACACTGACAGTCAGATGAAGCGCATCGATGCCGTCAAGCAAATCTTTGACAGCTTTTCAAACCGAAGCATGTCATATGATTTTCAGCATGTCATCTGCCTTGTGATGTTTAACGACAAAGTTAAAACTCTTCTTAAATTCACAGAAAATTTGGAAACCTTCAAG GAGCAAGTGCATGCTATTGAAGCATCTGGGTACACTAGATTATATGATGCACTTGTTCGTGGTATCTCAGAGCTTGACAGTATCAACAAAAGTTTTCCAGCTTGCAGATGTCGCATCTTGTGTTTGACAGATGGCAACGATTTCAG TTCCATGAGTAATCCAGCCACCATTGCCAGAAAATTGATGGCCAGCAATATTGTGGTCGATGCAGTTATTGTTGGCACGGCAGATAACACTGTTTTACATGGAATCAGCTATGTAacag GTGGATATTGCTTTAAACCTGAGAATGCAAAAGCTGCCCTAAGGCTATTTGAGATGGAAACTGTTTTGTCCATGGAGCTGAGGGCAGAGAGAACAAGAGTACCTGTTTCTTCCATAAAAACAGAG GAAGACTTGACCAAACTTTTTGCTACCCATGGCTATGATGAAAGACCAGAAATGAAGATTCCCGCTCAAATCACGGAGAAAGCAGCCAGGACAGAGAA TGTACTAAAAAAGAAGATAAGAGAATGCAAGTCAGGCCGCTTCATGGAGAAAGATAAACGGATCATAGAAGAGCTGAAAAGTCTTCACTGTGATCCCCatccattttgttttgtttatcccTCAGAAACCGACTTCA cATTTTGGAAGATTGTCATGAAAGGACCACCTGAAACCCCCTATGAGAATGGAACCTTTGAGCTGTATTGTCAGTTTGGTCGTGATTATCCAGTGAAACCACCTGCTGTTCGGTTCTATACTCCT ATTTACCATTGCAACATCAACAGTGTGGGAAGGATTTGCCACAACATCTTTGATCGAAACTACTCCGCTGATGTTACTATGAGAGAGATCTTGGACGCTGTATATGGACTTCTGATACTCCCAGAAGCAGGAGATCCACTGGACAG CATATTAGCAGAGGAATTCCTGACTAGCAAAGAAATCTATGAGCAGGCAGCTAAAGATAACACTGCAGTAAATGCATGTCAGTCCATGGAATCCATTGAAAAG CAATACATAGGTGAGAGCAATGTTCAAGTGCCTCCTCATCTGGTATGTCCCTTGTCAGGGAAGATATTCGTTGATCCAGTCAAGACCAAAGGTGGATGTGTGTATGAGCGAAGAGCCATTGAGGAATATCTTAAGAC gaACAATAATGATCCAGTAACAGGGAAGCCACTGAGTTGCACAGATCTTACTCCAGATAAGAACATGAAAAAGTCTGTTGTGGAGTATCGTACATCCCAGATAGTGGAAACCGATCCCTAA